Proteins encoded by one window of Arachis hypogaea cultivar Tifrunner chromosome 1, arahy.Tifrunner.gnm2.J5K5, whole genome shotgun sequence:
- the LOC112703390 gene encoding acetate--CoA ligase CCL3, which produces MVARDIDELPKNAANYTALTPMWFLERAAQVHPTRASLIHGSRRYTWQQTYHRCRRFASALNNRSIGLGNTVAVIAPNIPALYEAHFGIPMAGAVLNPVNIRLNASTIAFLLGHSSASAVIVDQEFFTLAEEALKIWSDKTKGFKPPLLVVIGDENCDPKQLRYAKGKGAIEYEDFLESGDPGYAWKPPEDEWQSIALGYTSGTTASPKGVVLHHRGAYLMSLSGAVIWGMNEGAVYLWTLPMFHCNGWCYTWTLAALCGTNICLRQVAAKAVYEAIAKYKVTHFCAAPVVLNTIVNAPPEDTILPLPHVVHVNTAGAAPPPSVLAAMSQRGFRVTHTYGLSETYGPSTVCAWKPEWESLPPETQARLNARQGVRYIGLEGLEVVNTTTMQPVPADGKTIGEIVMRGNVVMKGYLKNPKANEETFANGWFHSGDLAVKHPDGYIEIKDRSKDIIISGAENISSVEIENVMYTHPAILEASVVARPDEKWGESPCAFVTLKPGVDASNEQRLVEDIMKFCRAKMPAYWVPKSVVFGPLPKTATGKIQKHLLRAKAKEMGPVKISKL; this is translated from the exons ATGGTGGCGCGCGACATAGACGAATTGCCCAAGAACGCTGCCAACTACACAGCGTTGACGCCGATGTGGTTCCTGGAGAGAGCAGCTCAGGTGCACCCCACCAGAGCCTCCCTCATCCATGGATCCCGTCGCTACACGTGGCAACAGACTTACCACCGTTGCCGTCGATTCGCATCTGCTCTCAACAATCGTTCCATCGGTCTCGGCAACACC GTTGCTGTTATTGCACCCAACATTCCAGCTCTGTATGAAGCTCATTTTGGAATTCCAATGGCAGGAGCAGTATTGAACCCTGTTAACATTAGGTTGAATGCATCCACCATAGCATTCCTTCTTGGTCATTCCTCCGCATCAGCGGTAATTGTGGATCAAGAGTTCTTTACCTTAGCAGAGGAAGCTTTGAAAATATGGTCTGATAAAACCAAAGGCTTCAAGCCTCCACTTTTAGTTGTGATTGGTGATGAGAACTGTGATCCTAAGCAACTAAGATATGCTAAGGGAAAAGGAGCAATTGAATATGAGGATTTTCTTGAGAGTGGTGACCCTGGATATGCATGGAAACCCCCGGAGGATGAGTGGCAAAGTATTGCATTAGGTTACACTTCTGGTACAACTGCTAGTCCTAAGGGTGTGGTGTTACACCATAGAGGAGCATATCTTATGTCTCTAAGTGGTGCTGTTATTTGGGGAATGAATGAAGGAGCTGTGTATCTTTGGACACTACCTATGTTTCATTGCAATGGTTGGTGCTACACTTGGACCCTTGCTGCTCTATGTGGTACTAACATATGCCTTCGTCAG GTAGCAGCTAAGGCAGTGTATGAAGCCATTGCCAAGTACAAAGTGACTCATTTTTGTGCAGCACCAGTGGTTCTCAATACAATAGTGAATGCACCACCCGAAGACACCATCCTTCCTCTGCCTCATGTTGTTCATGTTAATACAGCTGGAGCTGCTCCTCCTCCTTCTGTTCTGGCCGCAATGTCCCAAAGAGGATTTCGCGTCACTCACACTTATGGCCTCTCAGAAACCTATGGCCCCTCCACAGTCTGTGCCTGGAAGCCAGAGTGGGAATCGCTTCCCCCTGAAACCCAAGCCAGGCTCAACGCAAGGCAAGGGGTTCGGTACATTGGCTTGGAAGGCCTAGAAGTGGTTaacacaacaacaatgcaacctGTTCCTGCTGATGGCAAAACCATTGGCGAGATTGTGATGCGTGGCAATGTTGTGATGAAAGGATACTTAAAGAATCCCAAAGCCAATGAAGAGACCTTTGCAAATGGATGGTTTCACTCGGGTGATCTCGCCGTAAAGCACCCAGATGGATACATAGAAATCAAGGACAGATCAAAGGACATAATCATCTCGGGTGCTGAGAATATCAGCAGTGTGGAGATTGAGAATGTTATGTATACACACCCTGCAATTCTTGAGGCATCAGTGGTTGCAAGACCAGATGAGAAATGGGGTGAGTCTCCTTGTGCTTTTGTGACATTGAAGCCAGGAGTGGATGCTAGCAACGAGCAGCGTCTTGTTGAGGATATAATGAAGTTCTGTAGGGCCAAGATGCCTGCTTATTGGGTCCCAAAATCAGTGGTTTTCGGACCCTTACCTAAGACAGCTACTGGGAAGATTCAGAAGCATTTGCTGAGGGCCAAGGCTAAAGAGATGGGACCTGTTAAGATCAGCAAGTTGTAA